One region of Miscanthus floridulus cultivar M001 chromosome 19, ASM1932011v1, whole genome shotgun sequence genomic DNA includes:
- the LOC136528202 gene encoding signal recognition particle 9 kDa protein-like, whose protein sequence is MVYVDSWDEFVERSVQLFRADPNATRYVMKYRHCEGKLVLKVTDDRVCLKFKTDQAQEAKKMEKLNNIFFALMTRGPDADISEVSGKEQAEQQQSKKGRGRRQ, encoded by the exons ATGGTGTACGTGGATTCCTGGGACGAGTTCGTGGAGCGCTCCGTGCAGCTCTTCCGCGCCGACCCCAACGCC ACCCGCTACGTGATGAAGTACCGGCACTGCGAGGGGAAGCTCGTGCTCAAGGTCACCGACGACCGCGTG TGCTTGAAGTTCAAGACAGATCAAGCTCAGGAAGcaaagaagatggagaagctcAACAACATCTTTTTTGCTCTCATGACTCGTGGGCCTGATG CTGATATCAGTGAAGTTTCAGGGAAGGAACAGGCAGAACAACAGCAATCGAAGAAAGGTCGGGGAAGGAGGCAATGA